CTGTGCAGCTTGACCACCGCTGCCCACGGAGGCGACCAGCGCATCCACCGTCAGGCCCAACGCCGCCTCCCACCTAAGCCGCTGCCACAGGGGcgaccaccgccgccgctcgcAGGAGCAGACACTTCGCCCACTTTGGCGCCGGCGCCACAGATAATTCCGGCCGCTCCCGTCGCAATTGTCATAGTAACAAGTAAACAAACACAAGAGTCATGTCCATAAAGCAAATAGATATACTGGCAAGCATAGGTGCAGAGAAGCACATATATAGTTAGTAATAAACTTGGATAGATGGTTCAATACAAGCACATTGCATCAATACCAGTAATAACTTAGATGACTTCTTACTTCTAAGTACTCAGAGAATTTTCAGAGAAATATAGAAATTCAGAGAAACTTGGAGTATTACAGTGCCAGCAACTTCAGAATATTCAGATTACTTCAGTATTGTCTACATGATCAATAGTGTTCACTATAAATCAATCATGTTCACGAAATTCACAATCTTGTCTGAATATTTTCCGAGAAATATAGAAATTTAGAGAATGACTGAATATTTCAGTTTATATACTCAGAGAATGACTGAATATAAATTCCATGTATTTAGTCAGGACCATGTATAAATATAAATTCCATGTATTTAGTCAGGACCATGTATAAATATAAATTCCATGACTGTCATTATCTTTCAGTAAGAGAAATATAAATTCCATGACTGTCATTATCTTTCAGACAGGGCAATGTATTTGCACTTCCATGCCCATTTATTAATTAAGGCCCAACTAAGCTGCTTGAGACCATATGGATAGCATAGGAAAATGAGACTGTGCCATAAGTTCAGTTTTCATGTACTCCTATAATTCTGcaataagtttgattgtgttaaatctacACTAAGATTCTGTCATAACTTCAGTTTATGGAGTAAATAATCTGCCAAATACAGTGTTATCCTGGTTACAGTATCTTAACTGGAGTGCTTCTGAAAAATATAGCTGACATGGCAGCATTTCTGGTTTTAACCACGAAAAGGCAAGGTGCACAAGCAAATTCAGTTAAAATGTTAAATTCAGGACCATTTAGTCAATTCTGGTCCAAGGGGCTAAATCAGAAGTCTGTGGAGTCATATCACTTTATTTCACAGTTGCTAGAATAGAAACTTAGAAAGCACAAAGAGGCATCTCTGTTGGCAAAATCAGACCACCCCAACCCGCTTCCAAATTTCAAAATGCTAAGATGGTACACTGTGGTAGGGAAACATAACCCCAACAGCAAGAATAACAAAACAGTGTTCCTGTATGCACAGCAAAGCATGCATATCTCTCTTGGCAAAAATCGCAAAATATCCTAAGAATATGACCATTACCAGTAATCACACCAGGAAAACATATGATTTTTCTTCTGCTGAAGAATAACTCCAATATCTCAAAGCAGATTTGTGATCGAAGGGATATGTTTCAGCGGCTAAATGTGTGTGCACCATTCTGTACCAACCTAGAGGCTACACCATTTCACAGCATCCACAGTTATCCACAAAGATTAACAGTGCCTAGACCATTCTATACCAATGTAGAGGCTACAGCTGACATCTGCACCGACACTACGCTGGAAACACAGGCAGATTCAGAGGAAAATGCAGCAGAGACAGCTCCTATCTCGCCGGACAACACAACACAACCGCCCGTTCGACACCTAGCTAGTACTGTAGCAACTGCAGCAACCTGGAGAGATAACCTGGTACGATCAGGTCGTGGAGAGGGTCGAGGATGCTGCAGGCAGCTCCCGTGGTGTTGGTGAGGGCGTGGAGCGATGGAAGGAGGCGGACACGGAGGGAAGCTGCGGGAGGTAGTGGGTAGCGGCGACCGGCAGGAGGAAAAGGCGGCGGGCCTGGAGCCCCCCGTCACGGCGGCGCCCTTGTTGGCGGTCTGCTCCTCTCATGGTGAGAGGGACCGGCGCTGGCTCATGCGCCAGTCCCCCGCCCACAGCGCCTGGCGAGCGCGGGAGATGTCGCCGGCGGAGAGGGCGGCCGGGCGGAGCAGGGTTGGTGGGCGGAGGAGGAAAGGCTGGTCCGTCTGTGGTTGGGCTCGGTCAGTAGGGTCCATCGGGTCTGTGAACCGGCACGTAGCCACGGGGATGGTTCGGTCGAAACGCCCAGTTTTCAGGCTCCACTCGTCGGTGACGGTCAGGATAACACAGGCGGCTCGGGAAAATTTAGGAACATGCTTTTACAGTTTAGCTTTTGTTCCTTTTGATCAAAGGGGCAGCCATAgtttcaaaagaaaaaagaaaaaaaaggaactaTTGTTGTCATTGTATCCATTTCATATGAGATGTTCTATTTTTTCTGTCTAATCCCCCTATAGTTAAATGAAACAGGGATCCCCTTTTCCTTCTTCACAGGGATCTTCTAACCAAAAGGACAGTATTTTTTATATAAGAGGGTTCTGTGCATGTTCAATATCAAAATTTCCTTGCACAGTTAAGCTCAACACTGGTTCTAGACGGCGCAGCAACGCGGCCGTTTGCTTCTAGTCACTACTAATAGTGAACTACTTGTCCAGGTTGCACTAGACGACCAAATTGGCACTGATGTTTTAGCAATACTGTAGCAGGTGGTACTGTATGATACAAGTTGGTTCAAGGCAGGACTCAATATGGTTATGAGACAACTTAAAGCAAGGAATTGGACATGGAAAAGAAGTGCTAAACATGTGTAAGGGTCAATGGAGTTCCAAAGAATATTCCTCTTGAAATAGTACCTGCACCGTTAGCCAGAGGGGAATCCCTTGTTGCTCCTGAATGCAGAGAAAGCTCAACCAGATTTACTGAAACATGAAATTTGTTCGATGTCCATGTTTCTGTATCTTGGACAGATCCTGAATACTTTCAGAAGAAGTAGAAGATGCAGAAACATGAGATTCAGATGTTGACGTTCCATCTCGAGGACCATCCAGAGAAGGCACAATATGTGGTGCCCCAGCAAAGTTTCGACGACGCACAATCAGATATAACTTCATATTTTCGATTGGAAGAAATGCTGCTTTCAGAACATCCACCTGAGACACAGTAGATGAAAAATGACTATCACAATGGCACTCCAGctaaagagaagaaccaaatagtaaCTTTTGCTATGACTGAGGAAATCTAACCAGAGAATTTAAGTAAAGATTCGTTTTGGGAATTCAAGCAATGATCTATGAATCACAATGCAGGCCTTCCACATCTTGTATTACAGTTTCACCCCGCACTATATCCATACCAATTGTTAAATTTATGTCTTTTACCTACACAGGGAATTGTGCAACGACACCCATAAGTAAGAATAATATAAGATCAACAGTAACAGAGTTGCAATAGACAGTGTTCAGCTGTGAAACTTAACACTGCTGTGAAACTTAGAAACCACAAAGAGACATCTCTGTGGCAAAATCAGACCTCCCCAACCCGCTTCCAAATTTCAAAATGCTAACATGGTACACTGCGGTAGGGAAACATAACCCCAACAGCAAGAATAACAAAACAGTGTACCTGTATGCACAGCAAAGCATGCATATCTCTGCCCAGGACATGGGGCACCACCAGCTATACGCTCATCGGCTGTAGATGCATTTCCTGTCGTGATCTGTCATTTTTCGAGCAAAGCCAAGAAAATCGTACTTAAATGCACTGCCTGTAGTGCTAGACAGATCATGTAAATGTGCTTCTGCAACAGTTAGACAAGTGTAAACTCGGACATGTAAGAGTATATTTGATAATGCTCTTTATTTTCTTTCATATCTGTCTGTCAATTTTTCTGTACACTGAAAAAAACGAAATTACTCCAGTGTGATGTGGAGCAGTCTGATCGATCTGCCATTTATGAGAAAATTGTTCATGTTACAAGAAAGGGGGCAATAGAGGGCTGtatctctccctctctttcttttttGAAAGGAACACTACTCTGCATTCTATTACAAATTTACAACCAGCAGATAAATACATCACATGGCTGAAGTGATTTGCACAACTTGAAGTAGTGCCAGGGCTTTTCAGTATGTCCTCGAGGTGTCCTTGCCCTGCCGCAAGCGCTCGCCCATTTCTGATAGTAGTTGCAATGATCTACAGACTTGCTTCACCTTCTTGTATTGGCAAAAGAGGCCAAATATATCAGTCAAACAAAGAGGCCACCTTGTTCTTCGTCTTCATCCAACCTGAAACAAGCTAGAGGAAGAGATGAATGGATGGAAATGGCATCCCCACTATTTAAAATTTAATAGCAATCACACTGAAGCAACCATCCCCGAATCTTTTTTTTGGGGGCTCCAGTAATTGCTGAAATATAAACAGAAGCCACACGTTACTGACAGTCTGACACCAATACCATCTGCAGCTAtctaaaaatccaagaaaattggCTGTGTTTCTCAAAAGATTAACGAGAAAATTAGGGTGTTTACAGTTTTATTGAGAActttaataagatggctgcatgcatcgcttagatgcagaggccgggggaaagcctccttttccaaaaaaaaacagtTTAATTGAGAACTTTGTGGATAAGATGGAACAATAGGCACCTTTTAGGCAAAAGTGCATAGTATAACCAAAATAAATGAGGAACTAATCAACACTAATCCTACTGGATAGTACAGGATCAAAAGAGTTTATACATCATATCCCTATTCGATTTCCGATTTTTGACAAGCGATCAGAGATGTATACATGAAACTACCATGGATGGAGTGTGCACAGGAAATGTACACGGAATCAGATCACACAAACCCGACGCAAGAGGGACCCTCTGACCTCGTAGGGGACTCCATGGTATTGTCAGCAAGCGAATATCTAACAGACATCCCATTCAGGCTGGACACCATTATCTGCATTAGCACAGCCAACAGTCAGCTGATAAAGCAATAATATTCAGTGGGGAAGAAAAAAGAACTCAAAGCTATTGGAGAATCGGGAAATCTATGTAAATTATACAAGGTGAAAACATCATCTCCTCAAAATAGAAATCCCCATGTATTTCTATTTGAAGGAGGGGATGATTATGCTATGATTGTATTTAGAGACGAGGAAGATAGGGATCAAGTATACAGAGATCAGGATTATCTAGATTAGGAGTTAGGTCCAAATATTGGCTTAGATACTCATCTTAGGGCCATATGTAGGACTCACTACTCCTGTTTATATTCTGAATGTAAAGGGCATAAGACATAAGTATCACACGGGCAAGTGGTATGCTAACACCAATCGTATGTAGAAACAGCTTTCAGCGAATGAACAactctagaagcaaaatttaaataCTTACAACACTAGAAATGTGTTTTAGCTTGCCAATTGCTCGCAAACTTTTGCGGATAGAGAACTCATCTTCAGGAAAACAAAGTTAGCAGAAGGTTGGAGGTCAATGCTTTTGAGCTACCGAAGAAACAGACCTCAAAAACAGATTGAGTGCAAAAAACAAGCATGTCTGTCGACAGAATCACTGATGCTCATTAATCATATTCTGTTAGAATTGCAGTATAGCTGAATAATCAACTTAGAGCATACCATAGTTATCACTCGTCAATCTAGCTATGATAATATCCTTGCATACTTGTTCCTCCCATGTATGTACCTTGAGCTAATTCTCAAATGAACTTGGAAGCACATTTGCAAGTCTTGGAAAAAAATCATTTATAACATGCCCAAATGCCAAACTTCCTTTTTCTTCTTGAAACTTCCAAAGTTTGTGGGGTTTGCACATGCGACACGTGTGGATTGGCTATGCATTGCTCATTCAGTTTTCATAATATCTTATTAACCTCTCCAGATTGTGGCTATGCATTGCTCTTTCAGTTTTCATAATATCTTACTAACCTCTCCAGATTGTTTAAGAAAAAAGGGAGTGCAGGCTTGAACACCAAGGATAAACCCTTTTCAAATTGGATTTGTTGCCAGGTCATATAAATAACGGATCTGTATAAACCATCGAATACCAGTTGCACACTAATTTCACAAAAGACTAAAAGGTTATTTAAACAATATGACAAATTACAGAAAACCAGAACACAATTAGGGCAGGTCTAACACGGAAAAaccaatttttggaattttttggacaTAACTACATGTTTTGATCATCTAATCTAATCGAAACCTACTCTTTGGCCACTCCTAATTAAAAAAAAAACTGATGTGGCGCCCACATATCAGTCCATACATAGCAGAGCCACCCGACGAGGCGCCAACACCGTGGACCACCGGTGTGGAGACAACACATACACTTGGGCTTGTGTGGTATCTCTGCGCCGTGTATGAGCTTACATGGTCCATACTTAGCACAGAGAGTCACGCAAGACGACGTCGTGATTCATGAATCACTGGCGGTGAGATGACACATAGGCGACGTATGAGCTGATATGGTCTACATGTTACTTTTTGTGTTACGAGTGGTGAAATGGTAGGTTTGGGTTAGATAAAATGAATAAACGATCCACATAAATACATGTGGTTCTGTGAAAGAAAATATAAAACTGTGGTTCCATGTTAGACCTGTCCTAAATGGAGAAGCTTAGTATCGTAAACATATGCACACTGAGACAAAAGATATTGGACAATTCAGAAAATAAAAGCCATTTAAAATATAGCAAACCAGGTATGAAAAACATATAAACGGAACATGCCTCCGTTTTCATAGCATTTGCCCATAAAATTTGGAAATTTGGTCCAAAAAGCTCTATTGGACAGTTTCTAATAGCATCCGAGAAGCTAACTACAAAATTGTAATAAACTCACTATTTGTCCAAAGCCATGTTAATCCTTGTGAGGTTGGGTGTCATCCATATGGGATTTGGCCAATTGCACCAAAGCTTAGGTACATCTTCCCTATTGTCATTTTCCAAGTTGAGAATACCTATATCCCGGTCATTATTCTTATACTTCGAAATATATGTCATGTCGTCCGTGAAATAAACACGATTTGGCTTCAGTTGTGGATATTCCTCGGTACTAAGGCATTGCGACTGACTACGCCCAAGAAACAGCACATGATCATGCAAGCCATTCATTTCCACAAGTTCTTTTGCTGCCACATCAACTTTATAAAATAGTACTTTCTTAGTCTTTATGAACACTTCGGGTGTGAAATCTAATGCTCTGCAAACTTGCAACAGATCACCCCATGGAGCCTGAACAAAGTACGTGTACCCATCCGTCTTGTAATTCTGCAACTCGTCTGCAATAATATTCCTTGTGAAGGTAGAACCGGTCAGATCAAAAGTATAAACTCCTCCGTTTTCTGTGAATGCATACAATAGACCATCCATGTGGATGCATTGTTCATAGTTCTCGCCCGGCAGCGAGGTCCATTTATAATCACCTACCCTTGAAAACGAAAGATATTGCTCTGGACTGTGGATGATAACCACAATGTAGCTTCCCGTGGGTGGATCAGGAAACACAAATGCCCTGATGTAGAGGCAGTCAGAAAACTCATTCGGATCATCGTTCGGCGCTAGATCCCACATCTTAATCTTATTAACTGCACCGGCACTATCTAAGATCGGCTCTATTTGCTCGATGGTGATCGCCAAGGGGAGGGCAATCTGTTGACCAGTGATCGGATTGAGAAGGTGAAGCTCGGACTTCTCATCAGCAGTAACTAACCAGCCATGGGAGGACCCAATGAGATGCCTACTACGGATAGGTGGATCCGGAAGAGTTAGCTTGTAGACCCTCTTTTCTGCAAGACTGTAGAGAGAAGCTACGTTCTCACCATCGGCTTCGGAGGCGTAGAGGAGGCAAGGTGTCTGGGGCCGCTTATATTGCCCAAGCTGGTTATGTAGAGTACTATAAGCAGAGCGCCAGAAGGAGCACACAGAGCTCGCACGAATGAGGTCAGGAAGCTCCAGGAGGGAAAAGATATCCATCAATACATCCAGCGGCAGCTCCAGCAGTGTTTCAAGCACAGTCTCGGTCTCCATCAGCGGCGGCTCCGGCAATATTTCCACCACGGTCTCGGTCTCCATCAGCATCAATGGCGGGTGTTTTCTGAATTTCCAATGTGAACTGGGAGGGGGGGAAAGAGCCAGTAGCGTACGCAAAATTCTCAAGTCTAGCTGCAATAAGCTCATCATCCTCACTAAGCTACACGTCCCCATTGGAGAAATTGCAAAATCGGATCTTCTGAACGATGAATCGCTTCCGCAGCTATCAACCGCACAGCTTTAGTTCAACCTAGCAGGAGCAGGGGCAGGCAGCACTTGTATATATAATAGGAAGCTCAACCCACCTACCGAGGCCCCAGCTCAGCTCTAATTCGAGTAGGAGATGAGTCCGAATCCAAGAACGACGGAAATTTTGGAGTGGGGACTACGGAAAAAATATTTGGACTTGGAATCGGACTACGCGGCTCAGACGGATCCCAATCCCGTTCCCGCGACGACAGGAAAGAGAGAAGGAAGAGGAACAAACCAGAGGAAATGTAGTGTAGCAGCACGATAGGGCACGAGGCGGGTGGGAGGTGGTGGCGAGGTGGACTGGGGACTTCGTCGGCGGCGAGATGCGCCGCTGGCTGTATCGAGATAATTTTCTTGGGAAAATCTACCCTGCGCGCGTTCCCACTGCTGTCTTCCGTCCGATGGCGCTCGCGCGGTAAGGATCGATGCATCTCGTTATCCACTAGAGGGACCCATCTGTAAGGCTCCATCCAACTCATCGTTTTGTCGTAGaagaagaattttttttaaataacgcAGACCCTCATacatacgcaccctcacccttgtATACACAAGCACCCATACCCGAATTTTGGTCAGAAAAGACCGCATACATATTCGTATTGACAGAATGGACCACCTCCTCATCGTATTGACAAAAAAGACTAGCTACACCGTGGCGGCAGATCCGGCAGccaacacgtggcacctgccgccacagcCAGAGCCGGCAGGGCCCGCCGCCACAACCCACGGCGGCAGCCCGAACATAACCGGAATCAGGCGCTAAAACGGAATGGAGTGGGCGACGTGGCAACTGCCGCCACAGCATGTGACGGCAATACTATTCACTACTGCTTGGGTACTGTTTGGCAGTAATCAACAGAGAAGGAACCGTGCATGCCCTGACTATTGCAGCTGTCTTGAGAGAGAGAAACAGAAACATGTCAGACGCTTAGCAGCTCCCTTAGCACTTAcgccctccattccaaattactagTCGTGGAGGGAGTACTAGCAAGGAATCTGTTTTGTAGGTGAATTTTTATGAATAGTGTAGCGTGTGGCCACAGTTTGCGTTGTCAGATTGCATATTGTGTGGTGTGTGTAGTGCCGCCGTGGGCTGTGGCGGCAGGGCCTGCCGCCTACAGATGTGGCGGCAGGTGCCATGTGTCGGCTGCCAGCCCTGCTGCCACAAAGTAGCTGGTCTTTTTTATCAATACGGTGAGTAGGCAGTCCTTTTTGTCAATATGAAAACGTAAGTGGTCTTTTCTGACGAAAATTTCACATACCCTGCTTCTATGATCTCGAGAGACTTAATCAGCGCATTGTCTTAAGATTAACGAAGTCGCCACAGACATCTTCATAGTCGATGGAAACGTCTCCTCCCGCAAAATGCACATCGCtaatttttaaaaaaaatgcaaACTCCGATGTCAAATTTAGGACTTGAACCATGATAGGTTGTGTTACCAATGTCCTCTTAATCAGCAAGCACAGATTAATTCGCTGAAAAAGTGCTAGATTTGGCACAATAATCATGTCACCGGCTCTGTGACATATTTTTAAGAAAATCATATGCCGACTTTATAAATAAACTCATAGCAGCAACGGAAGACAAACAAACGATGTGTTGTAGACATGTTATTAATAACACAGTATAGACGTAGACGCTCATACATATGCGCATTCATCTAACGCACATATGCATACCCTATCCTTATGAGCACCTTGAGAGACTGAGCTGACACattatcttgagattgacgaagtcaccacagacgccttcgtagtcgacgggaacgtctcctcccatgaAACGCACATCGCCGAAAAACCTGAAATAAGTCTAAAAAATACGAGCACCGGTGTTAAGTTTAGGACTTGAACCATGATGGGTTATGGTTACCACTATCCTTATAACCATCCAACCATATATTGGTTTGCTAGAAGAAATGCGAGATTTGGCACAGTAATCATGTCCAAAGCTCCCTAACATATTTTTAAGAAAATTCATATGTCaactttataaaaaaaatcatagcTGCGACGGAAGACAAGGAAGTTATTCTACTGAAGATATTATCAAAGGAAAGTTTTCTCTGGTGGACGATTGTACTGTGATGGTAAGGACAAAAGCTATCAGTGCATGGCTGCCTCCGTCGTAGACTATTCAACCCTCTCAGTGAATGGCCCCTTCTCGATTGAGGACGTTACAACGGCAGCGAGCATGACTCTTCGCAGATGGGATGGAAGTGCGATATTTGCAGCTTACTGATTCTGTTCAACTGCAACGATGTCTTGAAAGCAGAAATTCATGCGCTGATGCAAGGTATGGCTCTGGCGTTGCAGCACACCAACGGCTAGTTATTGTCCAGTCGGATTCTTCAGAGGCTTTGACGACTCTATCTGTGAAGGGTCTGTCTCATTCGTTTTAAAACGACCACTTGGTTGCTGAGATTAAGTTCTTGATTGAAAGGAGATATTTTATTCCTATGAAGCTTAAACGTGTTCAAAATAGGGTAGTAGATCgtccagctgaaggaaatatgccctagaggcaataataaagttgttatttatatttccttatatcatgataaatgtttattattcatgctagaattgtattaaccagaaacttagtacatgtgcgaatacatagacaaacagagtgtccctagtatgcctctacttgactagctcgttaatcaaagatggttaagtttcctagccataaacatgggttctcatttgatgaacgggatcacatcattagagaatgatgtgatggacaagacccatccgttagcttagcactatgatcgtttagtttgttgctattgctttgttcatgacttatacatgttcctatgactatgagattatacaactcccaaatacggaggaacacttagtgtgctatcaaacgtcacaacgtaactgggtgattataaagatactctacaggtgtttctgatggtgtttgttgagttggcatagaccgagattaggatttgtcactccgattgtcggagaggtatctctgggccctctcggtaatgcacatcactataagccttgcaagcaatgtgactaatgagttagttgcgggatggtgcattatgaaacgagtaaagagacttgccggtaacgagattgaactaggtatgatgatactaacataccgatgacaaagggaacaacgtatgttgttatgcagtttgaccgataaagatcttcgtagaatatgtaggaaccaatatgagcatccaggttccgctattggttattgaccagagatgagtctcagtcatgtctacatagttctcgaacccgtagggtccgcacgcttaacgttcgatgacgatatgtattatgagttttgtgatttgatgtaccaaaggttgttcggagtcccggatgtgatcacggacatgacgaggagtctcgaaatggtcgagacatgaagattgatatattggaagattgcattcggacatcagaatggttccgagtgattcgggcatttttccggagtaccgggaggttaccggaaccccccgggggaaattATGGGCCTTAGgagtggtgacgatgttgatgaagctaccgtcgcagggcttcgcctaagcaccgctacgatatgaccgaggtggattatggtggaggggggcagcgcacacggctgggagagatcaatgatcaacttgtgtgttctagggtgcccctgcccccgtatataaaggagcaaggggggagaccggccggccctgtagggtgcgccaggaggaggagtcctcctcctagtaggagtaggactcccctctttcctactcctactaggagggggaaaggaaggggagaaggagaaggaaaggggggcgctgcccccctcctagtctaattcggaccagagggggagggggcgcgtggcctgccctggccgacccctctctctctccactagggcccaacaaggcccattaagccccggggggttccggtaacccctccggcactccggtaaaatctcgatttcacccggaactcttccgacgtccaaatataggcgtccaatatatcaatctttatgtctcgaccatttcgagactcctcgtcatgtccgtgatcacatccgggactctgaacaacctttggtacatcaaatcacaaaactcataatacatatcgtcatcta
This DNA window, taken from Triticum aestivum cultivar Chinese Spring chromosome 1D, IWGSC CS RefSeq v2.1, whole genome shotgun sequence, encodes the following:
- the LOC123180441 gene encoding putative F-box protein At4g22180, with protein sequence MGTCSLVRMMSLLQLDLRILRTLLALSPPPSSHWKFRKHPPLMLMETETVVEILPEPPLMETETVLETLLELPLDVLMDIFSLLELPDLIRASSVCSFWRSAYSTLHNQLGQYKRPQTPCLLYASEADGENVASLYSLAEKRVYKLTLPDPPIRSRHLIGSSHGWLVTADEKSELHLLNPITGQQIALPLAITIEQIEPILDSAGAVNKIKMWDLAPNDDPNEFSDCLYIRAFVFPDPPTGSYIVVIIHSPEQYLSFSRVGDYKWTSLPGENYEQCIHMDGLLYAFTENGGVYTFDLTGSTFTRNIIADELQNYKTDGYTYFVQAPWGDLLQVCRALDFTPEVFIKTKKVLFYKVDVAAKELVEMNGLHDHVLFLGRSQSQCLSTEEYPQLKPNRVYFTDDMTYISKYKNNDRDIGILNLENDNREDVPKLWCNWPNPIWMTPNLTRINMALDK